The genome window TCTGAATGCTTTGCACCAGCAGGTTCTGCCGCCAGCCGAGCCGTTTGGCCACCTCCAGAACCCGCTGTCGAGTCTCCTCCGCAAAACGCCCGTTTCCGTTTCGAAGGATGATGGACGCAGTCGCCATAGATACGCCGGCGGCGGAAGCGATGTCTTTCAGTTGCGGCATGGATGGTTTCTTCATTCCTTTTCCCTTCAAAAAACTCAAAAACTACTAAAGTACTTTATCATCAAAATAAGATATTTGTCAATAATTTTTTGCATTTTTTAAAAATTTTTAAGAAATCAAATGCAATTCGTTGAGAAAAAAGCATTTACAAATCTTTCTGTCCAGCTCCGATAATAAAATACTTTACTGAAACCTAAAAGAAGAAAAATCATAAGTCGATATATATTAATATCTTACATAAATTCTTGCTCTTCCGTTGTTTTTTGCCGAGTTCCTCAGTTTTTTTGAGATTTCTTCAAAAAAGATTCCAAAAAACTCTTTTCTTTTGATAAAAAACGCCTATAATGACCTGATAAAGTACTTTACTTCTTTTAAAGAATGAAAGGTTTTTTAACATGACAGATGCTTGCGGGAAACGCCAACCCAGGTTTTTCACCCTTATTGCTTTTGTAAGTCTTTTTTATACAGATTGTTATGTTTCTTTTGCTCAAAAACAGAGTGAGTCACTTTCTGCAACCCGTACTCAAAACATCGCTAATCTTGATTCCGAGGTAATTCGGTCCCTTCAAAATCTGGCTTTAGTCCCGGAAAGCAAATGGGGTTATCTTTTTGAAGCCGGCGGCTCTTTCCCGGCCCTCATGTGGTCTGACAGCTATTTAGTCCAGAAATTGACCGGTGCGGAAAAACCTTCCGTCCGCTGGTTTGACAGTGCCTTGAATGAAACAGTTTCCTGTCAAAAATCCGGTCGTTATCTGGCCTATGCCGAATTGAAACTGCCGGACGGACACCTCATCCGACATTCAGCCACGTTTTATGCAATCCCCCCCAATTCGCATCCCTGGAGAAATGATACCCGTTTTGTCCTTTATAATCGTTCCCGTCCCTGGTGGCACCCCTGGCACGGCAAACCTCATGCTCAAGTCGATTTCTTGGAGAATCTGGGGCTGTCCCGCTCTGCCTGGGAGGCCAACCAGACGCTCCTTGCCGCCTGGGCCGGAAAGGCCTTTGTAGAATTCCTCGAATCCGACCCTTACGGTCCTGTTCTTTTGGGTTTTCTCTCCGAACCGGAGCGATTTGATTATCTGCCCCCCAAAGCCCGCACACCTGAAATCGCCAACGATGAACTCCACCTGCAATTGAAGCGAAAAATCCTCAACCTTTCCGAGCCGGCCCGGAAACTGCTGCCCCCGCCGCCGACTCAGGAACCGTCGGTTGAGCTTCGGCCCGGCTCCCCGCAGGAAGCCGGTTTCAGCCCGGACGCCCCCCAGCAAATCCGTCAGCTCTGTCAAAAATGGTACGAAGAAAGCCGCGAGCCTTTTGCCGTCCTGCTGGCCCGAAACGGAGTCATCTTCTTTCATGAGGCCTTCGGTTCCCTGCCGGACGGCACCCCCATGACCGTGGATACCCCGATGTTCATGGCTTCTATCACAAAATTGATGAGCGGAATGCTTTTCGCCCAGTTTGTCGAGCAGGGATTGGCCGACATCGACCAGCCCGTTGGTGTTTTTCTGCCGGACTGGTCTGTCGAAGGTCCCAAAGCCGTCACATTCCGTCACTGTTTTACCCATACAACCGGCCTGAGCGGTCATTACGAATTCGGCGGGATGCACAATCCCTGGCTTGAAAATGCTCTGGCCCTGGCCGCCCCGCAGCTGCCTGTCGGGCAAGTGCATGAATACAACGGGATGGGGTATGACCTGGCCGGCAAAGCGATGGAGATGATTGCCGGCAAAAGCGCTTTTCGGCTGATGCACGAACAGATTTTTGAGCCCCTCGGGATGAGCCATACCGTCCTTGATGATATGGCCACCTGCTCTACCAGCACCCCGATGGACATCGCCCGCATCGGCCAGCTCATCCTCAACGGCGGCGTCTGCGGCGGCAGACGGTTCTTCTCCGAAAAAACCCTCCAGCGGCTTCTGCCCTGTCCTTTAAATACGTATTATCCCGCTGTCCAGAAAGACTGGGGGATCGGAATGACCTGGATGCCCGCAGAAAACCCGGATGCCGATAAAACCGGCCGAGCGTATCTATTCAGCTCCCGTGTTGTCGGCCATGGAGCCGCCTCCTCCGCTGTCTTTCGCGTGGACCTCGAAAACCGTCTGATTATCGTCCAGACGCGAAACCAGGCCGGCCCGCATTACGACAAATACCTGACGGAGTTTCTTAAGACAATCGACCAAACCATGAATCGATAACCCCTCAAGCAAACCAGCAAGAATGGATGAGGAGTATCCTATGCAGTACTTGACAACCCTCGACTATATCCTGATTGTTCTGTATTTTCTGGCCCTGATCGGCCTGGGCTTCTTCCTGCAGAAACGCGCTTCCGGCTCGATGGAAGAATACTTTCTGGCCGGAAAATCCCTGCCCTGGTGGGCCATCGGCATCTCCGGCATGGGCTGGTCGCTGGATATGACCGGCACGATGCTGATTACCTCCCTTTTGTTTCTGCTGGGACCGCGGGGGCTTTTCCTCGAATTTCGCGGCGGAGTGCCGCTCGGGTTGGTCTTTGTAATGGCCTGGACCGGCAAATGGCATCGCCGAAGCGGCTGTATGACCGGAGCCGAATGGCAGGCCTACCGCTTCGGAACAGACTGGGGCGGGCATGCAGCCCGAATCCTCTCGGCCGTCGCCGGAATCGTCTTTACCATCGGAATGCTTGCCTACCTGGTCAAGGGGTCCGGACTCTTTGTGTCCACCTTTATCCCTCAGCTGTCGCCCGCAGCCGCTTCGCTGATTCTGGTCGTCGTTACTACCTTATACACCGTCACGTCCGGCTTTTACGGAGTAGTATATAGTGATATTCTTCAGGCCTTTCTCATTTTCTTAGGGGCCGTCCTGGTCATTGTCGTCGCCGTCGGAAAAATCGGCAGTCCCGAGGAATTATCTCGACTGGCTCAGGAAGTCACCGGCAGTACCGACTGGATGACTTCCTTTCCGCAATGGAAAACCTACATGCCCCCCGGCTACGAAATGTACGAATGCCTGATGATGTTCACCATCTTTCTGATTTTACGCAACATCATTGTCGGGCTGGGCACGGGCAATACTCCTCAGTACTTCGCCGCCCGCAGCGACAAAGAATGCGGAAAAATCGCCTGCCTCTGGTCCGCTCTGCTGACCTTCCGCTGGCCGATGATGATGGGTTATGCGGTCCTCGGGATTTATCTGATTAAAGAAATGTTCCCCTCCCCCGACCTGTTCGCCGCCGCTGCCGAGCAAATTCATCGGGCCCTGCCCAACCTTTCCAAAGCCCAGTGGTCGGATATGCTCTCTACAATCGCCAACTCCTCGGCGGCCTATCCCGATTTGGCCAAAACCCTCGAATCCGTCCTCGGCAAAGACTGGGCGGTTCACCTGCCTTATGTGAGTTATGAAGGCACCGTGCTGGCCGAAAAAATCCTGCCCGCCGCCCTGCTCTATATGATTCCCGCCGGCCTGAAGGGATTGATTCTGGTCAGTCTTCTGGCCGCCACGATGTCCACCTTCGACTCCACGGTCAACATGGCCGCCGCCCTCTTTACCCGCGATATTTACCAGGCCTACCTGCGTCCCAAAGCCCAAACACGGGAACTGCTCTGGTCCAGCTATATCTTTACTGTTCTGATGGTGGCCGTCGGCTTTTTCATGGGCTACTACGCCAAGAGCATCAACGACATCTGGGGCTGGATTACCATGGGCCTGCTGTCCGGATTGGCGATTCCGAGCGTGCTGCGGCTCTATTGGTGGCGGTTCAACGGCGCCGGCTTTGCCATCGGCACCTTCGGCGGAATGGCCGCCGCCGTCATCCAGCGCATCTATTGGCCCGACTGGACGGAACAGACACAATTTATTGTCCTGACGCTGGCCTCTTTGGTCTTTACCGTTTGGGGGACTTATGTTGCCGGTCCCGCCGACAAACAAACGCTCGAGAATTTCTACTGCACTACCAAACCCTTCGGACTTTGGGGACCCTTTGTCAAACGCCTTGACCCGGAAACCCGCCAACGGCTTTGGCAGGAACACAAAAACGACCTGCTGTCGCTGCCCTTCATCTTCATCTGGATGGTCTGTATGTATCTGATGCCGATGCAGCTGATGCTCGGCACCTACAAGGCCTTCACTATCACAACACTTTTGTTTCTAATCGGAATCGCAGGAATCTTCTGTTTCTGGTATAAAAATGACAGCGGGCTGCCCGATCGGCTCACGCTTCTGGAGGAACAAAAATGAAATCGTTTGCCAATGCCGTACTCTTGGGACTTTTTGCTGTCAGTTTTTGCAAAGGAAACGATAAGCAGTCCTATTCCATCGGCCTCATCGGGGAAAGCCCTGTTGCGGAGCAGGCCCTTCGCCAGGCCGGCTATCCGCTCACAGCCCTGACTTGGAATGATTTTCTCGAGGGCAAAGTCACTGCAGAGCGTTTCTCCTGCCTGCTGTTTGCCCAGCCCCGCCGATTTCCCTATCAGGCCCGCCAAGCCCTTCAGCAATATATGAAAGACGGCGGCGACCTGATCCTTCTGAACGGACCGGCCTTTGAAATCCCTGTCTTTCTGCATCGCGGCCGATGGTACTCCCCGCAGGAACTCCTGCCGCAGCTGGCGGCGGATACCGCTGACCGAAATCTGTCCATCGATTTCGCCAAGGAAGACCCCGCCCGCTGGACTCGGGACTGCGACAATCCCGGCTCTCCCAGCACTCTGCAGAAAAAGGAGGAAGGCGGGTTGACGTGTTTTGAAGCAGCTATCCGTCAATTCTCCCGCTGGGACACCTTCCGCGGCCCCTTCCAAAGCAAAAAAGGTCACAACGCCCTCTGGCTGAAGGTCAGGGGCTCGGACAACCTTCGCCAACTTGTCGTCGAAATTCGGGAGCAGGACGGCAGCCGCTGGGTGGCCGTCGCTGACTGCCCCCGTCAATGGCAGGAAATTGTCCTTCTTCCGGCCGGTTTCCAGTTCCTGCCGGACGGCTCACCGCCCGGACGAGGCGGACGCGGAGACGGACTTTGCCTCGAAAAGGCCGCCTGGCTTCAGTTCGGCATGTCCTACGATTATTCTCCGCATCCGCCCGCCGATTATCAAATCTGCCTGGCACAGGCCGGAACGGCGAAAATTGACCTGCCGGACGGCTTCGGTAAACCTCTCTTCGAAAAGATTCTGCCAATCTTTTCCGCTCAGCCGTTTCACCAATACGACGATGCTGTTTCTGTTCGGCCCGCTCCCCATCAGTCCCTTTTCGAAGGTCCCGCCCAAACCAAAATGGCCTTAAAAGGCACCTCCGCCATCGGATTTCCGTACATCAACGAATCCAAATACACCGGAATCCTGCAGGTCTTTGATGCCTGGGACCGCTCCCGAGGATTCGCCGCCGGCCTCCTTGAACACTACGAGGGCCCATACAAAGGCGGCCAATGGCTCCTGTTCGGCGTCCACACCGAGGGTTTCTATCAATCCAACCTGTTCAAGGACTGCCTGCTCCAAACCCTGCAAAAAATCCGGCAGCCGAATCGCCTCCGACAGCTGGCCGAGGCGGAAAAGCAGGCCAAAGAAAAACGCATGCCCCGGCCCCAAAGCCGATTAAAACCCATCCGCCTCAGTTCGGACGGGAAGCACTTCATCGACGCCGACGGCAAACCGTTCTTTATGCTCGGCGTCAATTACATCGGCTCGTTCGACTGCAAGACCTCCCACGCTTCCGATAACTTCTTTTACGACAAGTGGGAAACCGATTTTCGCAAGGCCCGCGACGCCGGCATCAACTGCCTGCGGCTCTGGATTGAAGGCCTCAACGCCGACAAAAGCAAAATGGACAGTATTCTGCATCTGGCAAACCAATACGGCCTCTATCTGCTTCTTCACCCGACCGCCCACCCCAAAGAAAAGGGCGAAGACCTGACGCAGCTGTTTACAGACCTGGCCCGCCTTGTCTCTGCCGAACCGGCTGTCATCGGCTACGACCTGCAGAACGAACCCTACATTACCACGGTCGGTGCCGTCCGAATTGCAGGACGTCCCAGCGCCGTCATTCAGCATGACCCCTACAACCGCTACGCCGACAAAGGTCTTTATGAGAAAGAATGGGTCGATGTCCGCGCCCAGCACGGCAGCGACTGGCCGCCTGTGAGTGAATGGGCGTCCCGAGAGGAACGCAGGGCCCTTCTGGCCGCCTACAACATCCTGGCTCGATGGAGTGCCCGGTATATCCATCCGCGGGATTACTCGTCTCTGTACGGCTGGAACACGACATTGCCACTGACCGGAGACATGGCCCCCTTCTTTGAGGCCGTTAACCAGACCTTTGCCGACTGGCTGAACCTTCACATCCCTGCCCTCCGCTCCATTCATCCGTCGGCTTTTCTTACCGTCGGCTACAACAGTCTCCTGACCGCCCTGCCTGCCAACAGCCGGCTGGATTTTGTCAATCATCATCTTTACCAGCCGCCGACCTCCTTCGAAGACCTCCGGAAAGCCGTCACGACCTTTGACCGCCTCCGTGAAATCTGGCCCGACAAGCCCATCACGCTGGGCGAATTCGGATACAGCTGCGGCACACGCCTGCCGGACGGCTCCACGCTCGACATCTACAATTCGGCAGCAGCAGAACTGATGATTTACCTTTATGCATGGGCCAACGGATTTGACGGAGCTATGTCCTGGATGGAGTCTGATTGGCCGATTGCCCTGATTGATTACTCCGCCCCATGGGTCAGCAAAACCAAACAGGCCTATGAAGCGGGCTTTGGGATGTACTACTACGATGGAACTGAAACCGGGCATCCCAAACCGATTGTCGGCGCCCTGCGGACATTCCGGGATTATCTGGACCTTTATCCGTCTGAAAAAGGGCAGCTGGAACTGCGGCCCGATTCCGCCCTTCAGACCGGCTGCGGCTGGCTGTATCAGGCCCCCCATGCCCGCTTTGCCGGTACCAAAACCTTTCAAAACGAGCACATCCTGTTCCGCGCTTCACAGGCCGCCGTTCTGTTGCTCTACTGGACGGACAAAGAGCTTTGCATTCTGTCCACGGCGGATGCCCAGCTGTCTTTGAAAAAATCGTTTCTGCGGAACATCCTCGGCACAGACAACTGTTCCCTCGAAGGCCGCCTGAAAACCTCCTCCCAAGCCGAAGAATCCTGGACCCTCGAATTGCTGGAAAGTCAGCCCTGTCGGCTGAGAAGTCTTTAATCGCTGCATTTACGGAGAGTCATCAATGAAACTGGTTCGTTATTCAAAAAATCCGATTCTGAAACCCAACCCGAAGAACTCCTGGGAAAACTTCGTCACAACCAATCCCGGCGCCTGGTATGAGGAAGAAACCGGCCGCGTGCTGATGCTCTATCGGGCCGCCGGCGATGACGAAGCCCATGTCATCCGTTTCGGTCTGGCCGTCAGTTCCAACGGCTATGACTTTCAGCGTGTCAGCGACCAGCCCGTCTTCGGCCCCAGTGCCGACGGATTCGACGCCGGCTGTGTTGAAGACCCCCGCATCATCAAAATCGGTGAGTACTACTACATCACCTACGCCGCCCGTTTTTATCCGCCGGGCCGATACTGGCTGGCTGCCGGAAAACCCCAGGTCTGGAAACAGAGCCCGTCCGAGTTTCCCTATCTGATTCGGGAAAACGCTACTGTTACCGGCCTGGCCCTGACCAAAGATTTCAAAACCTGGATTCGGGCCGGACGTCTTACCAGCCCTCTGGTTGATGACCGCGATGTCATTCTGTTTCCCGAAAAGGTAAACGGAAAATTCGTGATGCTCCACAGGCCAATGAGCTGGGTCGGCCCCCAATACGGAACGGAACATCCGGCCATGTGGATTTCCTTTTCGGAGGACCTGCTCCACTGGCCCCAAAGCACCCTGCTGGCCGCCGCAAAGGAGGATTGGGAATGCAAAATCGGCGGCAATACCCCGCCCATCCGCACCCCGCACGGCTGGCTGACGCTTTACCACGCCGTCGGCCCGGACCGGTACTACCGCCTCGGAGCGATGCTGTTGGACCTGAACAATCCGGCCAGGGTTACCCATCGAACCAAAGACTGGATTTTCCAGCCCGAAGAATGGTATGAAACCCAGGGATGCTATGACGGCGGCGGGGTCGTCTTCCCCTGCGGAAAAGTCGTCATCAACGATACGCTGTTTGTCTATTACGGAGCTGCAGACAAATATGTCGGATTGGCCACCTGCAAACTCAGCGAGCTGCTGGATTACCTGCTGTCTTGTCCCGCCAATCACTAAAAAAACATTGCCCTGCTGAAACATTTGCGGCACTCCCCCTGCAAAGGGAGAGTGCCGCAAACAGCGCACAGACTCATATCGCTGAATCTGTGGCAAAACAAAGTCGAGGAACTCCCTGGACTCCCCTTTGTTCTGTGGAACTTCTCTCCCTGGACCCCAATCAATGCCCAGGACTGGAGTCGAACCAGCACGAGGTGTTACCCCCATCAGGCCCTCAACCTGACGCGTCTGCCAATTCCGCCACCTGGGCTCCATTCAGATGGTATTGTACCGCCCCTATCTATTTTGGCAAGTTTTTTTTCACTTCCTCTTGGGTTGAGCATAAAAAAACACCCCACCTCACACCATCGATTTTCCCAGGGGAAAATCACGATTCCAAAAGAAAGTCTTGAGTTGTCATTAGACGAAAGAATATTATAGCCAGGGTAGATTTATCCGAGATTCCTTCGATAAGCAGGAGACTCTTTATGACTGCACAAAGAAACCGAGTTGCTGCAATCTTGTTCGCATTAGGATTTACCTCTGCCC of Anaerohalosphaeraceae bacterium contains these proteins:
- a CDS encoding serine hydrolase, with amino-acid sequence MWSDSYLVQKLTGAEKPSVRWFDSALNETVSCQKSGRYLAYAELKLPDGHLIRHSATFYAIPPNSHPWRNDTRFVLYNRSRPWWHPWHGKPHAQVDFLENLGLSRSAWEANQTLLAAWAGKAFVEFLESDPYGPVLLGFLSEPERFDYLPPKARTPEIANDELHLQLKRKILNLSEPARKLLPPPPTQEPSVELRPGSPQEAGFSPDAPQQIRQLCQKWYEESREPFAVLLARNGVIFFHEAFGSLPDGTPMTVDTPMFMASITKLMSGMLFAQFVEQGLADIDQPVGVFLPDWSVEGPKAVTFRHCFTHTTGLSGHYEFGGMHNPWLENALALAAPQLPVGQVHEYNGMGYDLAGKAMEMIAGKSAFRLMHEQIFEPLGMSHTVLDDMATCSTSTPMDIARIGQLILNGGVCGGRRFFSEKTLQRLLPCPLNTYYPAVQKDWGIGMTWMPAENPDADKTGRAYLFSSRVVGHGAASSAVFRVDLENRLIIVQTRNQAGPHYDKYLTEFLKTIDQTMNR